In a single window of the Pseudopipra pipra isolate bDixPip1 chromosome 21, bDixPip1.hap1, whole genome shotgun sequence genome:
- the GAS2L2 gene encoding GAS2-like protein 2, whose amino-acid sequence MWGTLGPAVRSIRPYPTSQQYLYAMKEDLAEWLKELYDLDIEVGTFVEVLETGAVLCSHANNITQVAGEFARTYPDVAHQLRLPSAGVTCNLTAQPGTFQARDNVSNFIQWCRKEMDIKDVLMFETEDLVLRKNEKNFVLCLLELARRASRFGMRAPTLVQMEEEIEEELRQELDLPPTDTPLPRPPRKPRDLNNLDQMVQHLVSRCTCPVQFPMIKISEGKYRVGDSDTLIFVRILREHVMVRVGGGWDTLEHYLDKHDPCRCTSLSHKQAWKTRSPQQQVQHEVWLCPASKAAAPRGPQPTLLVSRSQSPLPPVTWGSRVPPRPQSPATPSPQNSGHPQGASPRRDPAQPRRVPPGRMREPPAAPPRRQPPPSRAPARPSSPGHGVMGRAPTPSRLTLPNGVGVPKAPHGSTPGKTPLALARGRPTTPSPQVTPARPRSTKQGGESPVVAARPQETGVPTTVTPRAPSPFKGCAPSSHRGAQGDSQRQKSPREGKQGALSRGQSPSPRNSSNQPPKQNSSVKTPIKASPATSRPSTPLAHFAEGCKVCAAGGGPQGTQQCHPALNPRAGGAEGPGVPGDEPRGACGPGDGSKSPRGCWGHRQPPGYDRVVEELSRRQHPLCPVGLGRQVPKTPPRAAPQPTTLPVRGEAEGLGVGSQTPQGVRANNVPKPRRCLKKPERVPSIYKLKLRPKVRPRRDHRPGKRPSRIPTPLGHRPLARRGQHRPPGPPRPPPPGSTRPPAKPSPADCSAWLTEDDEESWV is encoded by the exons ATGTGGGGGACTCTGGGCCCGGCGGTGCGGAGCATCCGTCCCTACCCGACCAGCCAGCAGTACCTGTACGCCATGAAGGAGGACCTGGCGGAGTGGCTGAAGGAGCTGTATGACCTGGACATCGAGGTGGGCACCTTTGTGGAGGTGCTGGAAACgggggctgtgctctgctcccacGCCAACAACATCACCCAGGTGGCCGGGGAGTTCGCCCGCACCTACCCCGACGTGGCCCATCAGCTCCGCCTGCCCTCTGCCGGTGTCACCTGCAACCTCACAGCGCAGCCAGGCACCTTCCAGGCCAGGGACAACGTCTCCAACTTCATCCAGTGGTGCAGGAAGGAGATGGATATCAAAG atGTGCTGATGTTTGAGACGGAGGACCTGGTGCTGAGGAAGAACGAGAAGAACTTcgtgctgtgcctgctggagCTGGCACGTCGCGCCTCCCGCTTCGGCATGCGCGCCCCGACCCTGgtgcagatggaggaggagatCGAGGAGGAGCTTCGCCAGGAGCTGGACCTGCCCCCCACAGACACCCCCCTGCCCCGGCCTCCCAGGAAACCACGGGACCTCAACAACCTCGACCAGATG GTCCAGCACCTGGTGAGCCGCTGTACCTGCCCTGTCCAGTTCCCCATGATCAAGATATCCGAAGGGAAATACCGCGTGGGTGACTCCGACACCCTCATCTTCGTCCGG ATCCTGCGGGAGCACGTCATGGTGCGGGTCGGGGGCGGCTGGGACACGCTGGAGCACTACCTGGACAAGCACGACCCGTGTCGCTGCACCTCCCTCT CTCACAAACAAGCCTGGAAAACCAGGAGCCCGCAGCAGCAAGTGCAGCACGAGGTCTGGCTGTGCCCGGCCTCGAAGGCGGCTGCCCCCCGTGGTCCTCAGCCCACGCTGCTGGTCAGCCGctcccagagccccctgccCCCCGTCACCTGGGGGTCCCGTGTCCCTCCTCGCCCTCAGTCCCCTGCCACCCCCTCACCACAGAACTCGGGTCACCCACAGGGTGCCAGCCCTCGCCGGGATCCAGCACAGCCCCGGAGGGTCCCTCCGGGCAG gaTGCGGGAGCCACCGGCTGCCCCTCCGAGGAGGCAGCCACCACCATCCAGGGCTCCTGCTCGACCCAGCTCCCCTGGCCACGGGGTGATGGGCCGGGCACCCACCCCTTCCAGGCTGACCTTGCCAAACGGTGTGGGGGTCCCTAAGGCACCACATGGCAGCACCCCAGGGAAAACCCCCTTGGCACTGGCACGGGGCAGGCCCACAACACCCAGCCCACAGGTGACACCAGCACGTCCAAGAAGCACCAAGCAAGGAGGAGAATCACCTGTGGTGGCGGCCAGGCCACAGGAAACAGGGGTACCCACCACAGTGACACCCCGTGCCCCCAGCCCCTTCAagggctgtgccccctcctcaCACCGAGGTGCCCAGGGAGActcacagagacagaaaagcccACGGgaagggaaacagggagctcTGAGCCGGGGCCAATCCCCCTCACCCCGAAATTCCTCCAACCAGCCCCCAAAACAGAACAGCAGCGTTAAAACCCCCATCAAAGCCAGCCCGGCCACCTCCCGGCCCTCCACCCCTCTGGCCCATTTTGCTGAGGGATGCaaggtctgtgctgctgggggtggTCCCCAGGGGACACAGCAGTGCCACCCAGCCCTGAACCcaagggctgggggtgctgagggACCTGGGGTGCCGGGGGATGAACCGAGGGGAGCCTGTGGCCCTGGTGATGGGAGCAAGAGTCCTcgggggtgctgggggcacaGACAGCCCCCCGGCTATGACAGGGTGGTGGAGGAGCTCTCCCGCAGGCAGCATCCCCTGtgccctgtggggctggggagacAGGTCCCCAAAACACCGCCACgagctgccccacagcccaccaccctcccagtcaggggggaagcagaggggctgggagtggggtcCCAGACCCCACAAGGAGTGAGGGCCAACAACGTCCCCAAGCCCCGGCGGTGTCTGAAGAAGCCTGAGCGTGTGCCCTCCATCTACAAGCTGAAGCTGCGGCCCAAGGTGCGTCCCCGGCGGGACCACAGGCCAGGCAAGCGCCCCTCGCGCATCCCCACCCCGCTGGGGCATCGCCCACTTGCCCGCCGGGGCCAGCATCGCCCCCCGGGGCCGCCCAGACCCCCCCCGCCCGGCAGCACACGCCCCCCGGCCAAGCCCTCCCCAGCCGACTGCAGCGCCTGGCTGACCGAGGATGATGAGGAGTCCTGGGTCTGA
- the RASL10B gene encoding ras-like protein family member 10B, translated as MVATFKIAVLGAQGVGKSAIVRQFLYNEFSEVCVPTTARRVYLPAVVMNGHVHDLQIMDFPPITAFPVNTLQEWADVCCRGLRSVHAYILVYDICCFDSFEYIKTIRQQILETRVIGTSETPIIIVGNKRDLQRGRVIPRWNVSNLVKKTWKCGYIECSAKYNWHILLLFSELLKSVGCARCKHVHTTIRFQGALRRNRCTIM; from the exons ATGGTGGCAACGTTCAAGATCGCCGTGCTGGGAGCCCAGGGCGTGGGCAAGAGTGCCATAGTCCGGCAGTTCCTCTACAACGAGTTCAGCGAGGTCTGCGTGCCCACCACGGCCCGCCGCGTCTACCTGCCCGCCGTGGTCATGAACGGCCACGTCCACGACCTGCAGATCATGGACTTTCCCCCCATCACCGCCTTCCCTGTCAACACCCTGCAG GAGTGGGCGGACGTGTGTTGCAGGGGGCTCCGGAGCGTCCATGCCTACATCCTGGTCTATGACATCTGTTGCTTTGACAGCTTCGAGTACATCAAAACCATCCGCCAGCAGATCCTGGAAACAAG GGTCATCGGCACCTCGGAGACGCCCATCATCATCGTGGGCAACAAGCGGGACCTGCAGCGGGGCCGGGTGATCCCGCGCTGGAACGTCTCCAACCTGGTGAAGAAGACGTGGAAGTGCGGCTACATCGAGTGCTCGGCCAAGTACAACTGGCACATCCTGCTGCTCTTCAGCGAGCTCCTCAAGAGCGTGGGCTGCGCCCGCTGCAAGCACGTCCACACCACCATCCGCTTCCAGGGCGCCCTGCGCAGGAACCGCTGCACCATCATGTGA